In the Candidatus Bathyarchaeota archaeon genome, CGTTAAACGGTATTTTTGGCTTCCGGGCTATAAAAACGCCCGGACGAACCGTGACCATATAGCTTTTCGCCTTCTTGAGAATAGCTCTAACGTTAACTTTGCCCCCGTACATTTGTCTCATCACTACAAGGTTTTCGTCTTCAAAGTCTAAGTCTATGCAATCTGTTGCTATTGGAATTCCTAGTGAGGCCGCAAGTCTCGGGGCACATTCCATTCCATAAGATGTATGTCCCATCATGGTTAATAACGGCATTTGTTCCATGATTATGTTTGAAAGTATTTTTATCCAGGCGTCAGAATTAAAGTTCTCAAGTTTAAAATCCTCAACAACTAATACTCTGTTTACATATTCGGGCAAGGTTTTTGCTTTTTCCTTAACGTCTTTACCAAGTATGAGGACTGCTAATTTAGCGTTCGTTTTTTCCGCTATCTCTTTGCCCTTTGTCAATACTTCGTATGTTATGTCAAGTATTTGTCCTTGCCTATGTTCCGCTAAAACGAAAATTTCAGTCATTCATATGAGCCCCCTTGACCTAAGAATTTTAATAATTTTCGCTGCAACCTCTTCTGAATTTCCCTTGAGAAATTCTATTTGTTTTTCAACTGGCGGCGCGTGTAATTTCTCTATTTTTAGCCATGATCCTGCTTCGCCAACCTCATTTTCACTTAACCCCGTATCTGCTAGACTCATAACTTTTATTTCTTTTTGCATTGCCCTGCGTATACTCGTTATCGAAACGTAGCGTGGTTCGTTTATACCTGTCTGAACTGCTAAAAGCGCTGGTAATTTAACCTCAACAACCTCTTCAAATCCGCCTTCAAGTTCACGATGGACCCTTGCAATTCCAGCCTCCAACTCGATTTTTTTAACGAGCACAACATGCGGTATATTAAGCATTTCAGCTATTGTTGGACCAACCATGGAATAGCCATCATCTCCAGCTTGAGAGCCGGTCAAAATCAAATCGTAGTGTAAATTTCTAATTATACTGTAAAGAATTTTTGCAATTGCATAGCCATCTGAACCTTCAAATCTAGGATCCGTTAAGCGTATCGCATTGTCTGCGCCGTGAGCTAGACATCTACGTATCGTATAATCCGAGTCTTCTGTGCCTACAGTTATGACCGTAACCGTCCCACCGAACTTTTCCTTTATGCGCACAGCCTCTTCTACCGCATAGTTGTCCCACTCGTTAATGTTGAATACCAAACCAGTTTTTTCTATTGTTTTGCCGTTTGCGCTTATTTTAAGCTCTGCTTCAGCCGTTTCTGGTACATGCTTGACACAAACAATTATATCCAACGCAATTCTTCTCCCTAACTCGCTGAAAGGTCTTGGTTAATAAAAATCATTTTTATATAATTTATGTTTGCCGTTCCATTTTTGTAAGTTTTAATCTAGACTTTATCTCATGATTTAAGCTTGATGACCCATGTCAGGTATATGATTTAATAGGAGTGGGTCAACTAGGTTTAGTTCTTGATCTAGGAACAGCCCAACGCGACTCAAAAAGTCCAGCGAGAAATCATTCCTAGGAGCGTTAAGGTTCGTACTCTCGAAGCGGAAAGCGACCTTTACTTAATAGATTCTCACTCAATGAAGTTTGTACCTCGGAATCTAAGAATAACTAACTATGCCGTTTGTTCTGCCGTAAATTATAAGAATTTTCTTTGAACCTTTTTTACTTATTGCTTATGACAGGTTCAAACTCCTTATGTCCCATTTACGGTCTTCTGAACTTACTTTTCTCGCGGCTGTTGAGACGTTTTTGATATATCGTATAAAACTTAAGAACATTATTCGGAGATATTAACATGGCACTCATCTCTGATTCTGCGATTTTGTCAAATTAAATTTATGATGAGATTTGTTTTGCGATAAAAACCTACTTCCAATTCTGAATGTTAGGGTAGTCTCAACATCACCTGGTCACCTTAATATTTTCATAGAAAAATTCCAATTCTTAGCGTGTCGTCGGCTTCTTCCTATGAAATAATCTCTCGTATTTCACAGCTTATTTAGACTAATAGAAAGGATAATGCTTATTAAAAAATTATTCTTAAGCTTTTAATTGAAGTAAAAATGAAGTGAGGTGAAAAGAGAGATAAAAATGAATTTTCAAGAGCTCGTTTTGAGGCACGGTCTCCTTAAATGCATGCAGTGCGGAATGTGTACGGGCGGATGTCCAGTTGCAAGGAAAGCTGGTTTGAACGTTAGGCGATATATGCATGAGATCTCTGTGTTGAACAAGCTCAGTATTCAATTAAAGAACGAGTTGTGGAGTTGCACGATGTGTTCCACGTGTGGTGTTGGTTGCCCAAGAGGTTTGCGACCATATGAGTTTTTAATCGACATAAGGAGTATGGCTGTGGAAGAGGGACGAATTACGTCGACAATTCGTGATGCTCTTGAAAGTGTATTTAAAAACGGTAACCCATGGAGTATAACTCGTAGCAAACGTAGTGAATGGAGTGAAGACTTAAATGTCAAGCACGTTTCTGAAGGTGCTGAAATTCTATATTATGTGGGATGCACTTCAGCTTACGACTCACGTATTCAAAACGTCGCTAAAAGCTTCGTTTCATGCCTCCAAAAAGCTGGTGTAAACTTTGGAATCTTAGGCGAAGAGGAAAATTGCTGTGGTAATGAAGTCTATTGTATGGGCGAAAAAGGCTTATTCGACTTTCTAGTTGAGGAAAATATGAAAATTTTTAATAAGTATGCTGTAAAACAGATCGTTACAAACTGTCCACATGGATTCCACGCCTTTAAGAACCTTTACAATCAAACTGATTTTAAACCAATACACCAAACGCAACTGCTCTTTAAACTAATAGAAGAAAAAAAACTAATAATCACAAAAGGATTAAAAAAGAAAATTATTTACCATGACCCATGCTTTTTAGGTAAGCGAAACGGTATATACGAAGAGCCGAGGGAAGTTATCAAAAGTATTCCAGGCGTCACACTTTTAGAGTTTAACCGTTCAAGAACCCTAAGCTTATGTTGTGAAGGTGGGGGTGGAAGAATGTGGGTGGACATTCCAGGTTCAAGATTAGCTGAAATACGTGTAAAAGATGCTGTAGCGGCTGGAGCAGATATTTTAGTTACAGCATGTCCTTTCTGTCTTCTGACAATTGAAGATGCTGTAAGAACTACAGGAAACGAAGGGAAAATCAGAATAATGGATATCGCTGAACTTTTAATCCTTGCACTCTAAGGTCACCCTTATAGTGAACTTAAAAGATGTGAAACTTAACTAGTCTCTTACTTCTTTCGTTTGCGATTTTATGTCTGTTAACTTAAGATTTTAATCTGGCTTCCATTCATCGTCCCAGTTTGATAAGCCATAAAGGCATAATGTGCTTCCCTTCCAGGATGTTATTCAAATCAGGTCAGTTTTTGTTTACCAATCCTTCGTTAATGGATGCTTAAGGGAAGTGGGTTAACAATTGTAAAAGAGTTCAACTATTAAAACGGGACTTAAGGAGTTATCATTGATATTCTATAAATTTAGATGCTTAGCCTATGGCAACTCAAGCACCTGCTCAAAGATTAAGTGGCCAAAGCGTACGTCACTAGACCTCGGCTTCTTATATTTGATATATGGAGAGTAAACCTTACGTACATGCTCTCGAAAACCTTTTCTATAAGCTCTATTATAGAATGCAGTGTAGGAGGAAAAGGCTTGGCCGACATCGTATCTGCTAAATCCATCACAAAAACCTTTCCAGGGGTTAAAGCGCTTGACGATGTTGACGTCTCCTTGAAATCTGGTAGAATATATTCTTTGGTTGGTGAAAACGGTGCTGGTAAATCTACGTTAGTTAAGATCCTATCAGGCGTGTACAAATGTGATAAGGGAAAAATATTTGTTGATGGTATAGAGGCTCATTATAATGCGATGGAGGCCTTGTTGAAGTATAAAATCGCATGTGTGCATCAAGAACCTGCTTTAATCCCTGAAATGACTATCGCTGAAAACTTCTTTTTGGAAATAGAGAATAGATTCTACAGAGGTGGCTTCATATCTCACAGGTTAATGAAAGAAATGGTAAGAGGCATCTTAAAGGAATTTAACGTAGATGTCGATGTTGATAGAAAAACAAAAGATCTGAGACCTGATGAAAAAAGAATGGTTGAGCTCGCCAGGGCGCTTTATTATGAGCCGAAACTCCTTATTCTTGATGAAATCACCGCTCCATTAACTGAGGACGGGGTCAAGCTAGTTTTTGCTCATATGAAGGATTTAAAGGAAAGTGGAAAAACTGTTCTCTTCATTTCGCATAGGTTAGAGGAAGTATTAAAAGTGAGCGATGAAGCTATCGTTTTAAAAGATGGAAGATTGGTCGGGACAGCTTCTGGTAAAAAAATAAATAGAGATCAAATAATTGAGATGATGATTGGTGAGAAGAGCACTAAACTTACTTTCCCTGATAAAGCTTCTAATATAAAAGAGAAAAAAATTTTTGAAGTTAGGAATTTAAAGGGAAAAGGAATAAATGTAGATTTTGAGGTTAGAGAAGGAGAGATTTTGGCTTTAGCTGGGCTGAGAGGACAGGGAATGGAAAACGTTCTCCGCATGATATATGGCGTTATGGCAAGAGAAAGCGGGGATTTCTATTTGAATGGAGAAAAAATAGATGTAAAAGGTCCTAAAGAAGCAATAGATCGTGGAATAATCTATATTTCGGACGATAGGGATATGGAAGAGTTATGGCCTAATCAATCAGTAATGGAGAATATAATTATTCCTTCATTCAATAAATATAGTAAATTTGGAATATTAAATGAATCCGGCTTAAATCAACTTGCAAAAGATAATGCGAGGCGGTTTAATATAAAAGCTCCCTCCTTAGGTGCATTAATAATGCAACTTAGTGGAGGAAACAGACAAAAAGTGGTATTTGGAAAATGGATATGCAAAAACCCTAAGGTAATACTTGCTAGTTGTCCCGCAATCGGTCTCGATTTGGCCACAAAAGCAGAAGTTTATAAAATTTTAAGAGATTTGGCAAACAAAGGCATAGCTGTTATAACATATTTATCCGAACTTTCTGAAGTAGTTAACCTTCCTGATAGAATATTAGTCATGCGGAACGGAGCTGTTATTGAGGAGTTAAAAGGTGATGAAATTACCGAAGAGAACGTATTGCGGGCCTATTTTAAAGAAGATTCAACTTGAAAGATGATGAACCATGGGAGTTAATTTCAAAAGCGTGAAACGTTTACTTTCGGATTGGTATATGATTGTCGTCCTCTTTGTTATTTGGGGAAGTTTCACAGCTATCGCTCCCGCCTTTTCCTCCGTCCCTAACATCGTAAGAGTAATCGTCTTTTCAACACCTCTGTTGGCAGTTACACTCTCACAAAATATAGTGATTCTTGTTAAAGGTTTTGACTTAACGGTTGGATCCCTAGTCAGTTTAATGACAGCCATTTTATCTGTTCTGATGACTTGGTCCGTAGCGGGATCGATAGTCGTTGCCTTTTTAGTGGGGGGACTAGTTGGATTAGTAAACGGTATAGGCGTTACAAAATTTAACGTCAATCCTTTTCTAATGACTCTTAGTATGATGTTTGTGGTAGATGGTATAACATTAATTATTCGACCAAGTCCAGGAGGATATATTAGTCGAACTTTCGCTAGTTATATGATGCTCGACTTAGGAGGGATTGCGATAGGACCGATTGTTGCTTTTATTGGATTGGCCCTATTCGGAGCATTACTTTTAGAAAAGAGGCATCTCGGACGTTTGATCTATGCCATTGGTGATTCAGAAGAGAAGGCATTTCTAAGAGGGATTGATGTGCAAAGAATAAAATTAAAAGTATATATAATGAGCGGTCTCTTCGCTGCCTTTGGGGGGTTATATGTGGCAGCTCAAGCTTTAACAGGCGATCCAGCCCTCGGGAGCCCCCTACTCTTTGCATCTATCGCAGCGGTTTTGTTTGGAGGTACAAGCGTAACTGGTGGTGTGGGGAGGTTCCCGAACACTTGTGCCGCGGTATTAATTCTAGGGTCTATTACTAGCTTCCTATTTTATCAAGGTTGGATTGTATGGTACAGATACATAATCAATGGTGCTCTACTCATAACGGCGGCAATAGTTCAGCGATATACTGCTTTAGGACGTAGATAATCATGAAGAGCAGTATATTATCCAAGATTTGGATGAATTACTTATCCAAGGTTAGGAAGGAGTACCTTATTCTTATAGGAGCCACTATTGTATTATCAGCTATAGGCGCATATTTCATGTCTGATTTTCTGACTATTCAGCATCAGACTGAATTGTTCAGAAGAATTTCTATACCAGGGATCATGGCTCTGGGACAAACTTTAATCATTCTCACAGGGGGGGTAGATTTGTCGGTGGGAGCAAATATGATGACCGTAGCTATCATAGGGGGAATTTTCTTCGCGAGCATGGGAGAGCTATGGCTACCAATGATCTTAATACTTCTTTTTGGGGCGTTGATAGGGCTTCTAAACGGCTTGGGAATTGGCCTATTAAAAGTTCCACCAATAGTCATGACCTTGGGCATGATGACCGCTTTAAGCGGATTCACCCTTGTTTATACTGGCGGGTACCCTCGGGGAGGTGCGCACAATGATCTGGTAAACTTTGTCTCCACAAATGTGATGGGAATACCAGCTCCAGGAATCATATGGGCAATTCTAACCATAATTTTATGGTTTGTGCTTAGAAAGACAAAATTTGGTAGAGAGGTGTACGCTGTTGGATCGAATCCAATATCATCGTATCTCTCTGGAATCCAAATAAAGAAGATTTTAGTAGCAGTTTACATCCTTGCCGGACTTTTCACTTCAATATCCAGCCTATTTTATCTTGGAAGAATTATAACTCCCGCTCTCTCAGTAGCTCCAGCAGGGATCGGATTAGATTATTTACTGGCCGCTCTTGCAATCCCTGTTATAGGGGGAACTACATTCAGGGGAGGTGAAGGCGGAGTCATTGGGACGTTTATCGCAGCTTATTTGTATGGAATTCTTAGAGGCCTTCTAATCGCACTAGGGTTCGGTGAAGCTGGCATTCTAATTTTCACAGGAATTATAATAGCAGGAATCATTGTGGCAAGACAAAAGGTTGGCGCTTAAGTGTTCAATTGAAGACGGCGTCGCCGTCAATCATTCGGGAATGCGGATCCAGTTCCGAATCTCCTGCACGAGATAGTTAGCCGATCTTATTCCTCATCTTTCTACACTAAAATTTCAAATGAGGTGAAAATTTTTGCGCTCACAAACTCTAAAAATACTTTTTACGTTTGATATGAACGCTCTCATCACCTGATGCTTTTCTTAAACGGATGGTTTTTCCCGTATCCATTTGCTTCTAACCGCTCAACTCCTATTCATGCCCTTGTACCCCTAGCTCTTCTTCAAATGTATCTAAAATGTTATACCATGACATCGCGAAGGTCCTATGAACTTAGGGTTCAGTTTCCTTGTTAGCGTATGCTGGCTGAGTTGGCGGCATCCTATGCCCTGAACTGTACTTCTACATGCTTGAAGAATCCTGCATCACCGGCGTGAATAGGCGGACATGGACCAAATCACACGTAGCACTACAGCGAAAGGCATTCCAATCTTAAGTTTACAACACATATATAGGACCAAAAAGCTTAAGTCACATTTGATTTTACATAAAAAAGCCTATGGTGAAACAATGAATTTAATTGAGGAGTTAGCAAAAATTGTTGGCCCATCGTATGTTTCTGATGATTTATGGGTACGATGGAGTTACTCCATGGATTCATCTATTTACGATCACATTGAACCAACTCCGCCAGCAATCGTAGTAAGGCCGAAGAGTATTGAAGAAGTTCAGGAAATAATACGCTTGGCGAATATGACTAAGACACCCGTGTATCCTAGAGGTGGAGGTACAGCCTGTGCGGGGCCTCGTGGGGGTAAGATGCTTTCATCGATTCTAATTGATATGACCAGAATGAACGATATTATTGAAATAGATGAAGAGTCCCTTACAGTTACCGCTCAAGCTGGAACAACTTGGGGGAAGCTTAATGCAGAGCTAGAAAAAAAAGGATGGAGATTAGGTTTTAGGGGTCCATACTCCGGTTATGCATCCACTGTAGGAGGTGGCGTAGCTTTTCACTCAACCGGTATGGGTAGCACAAGATACGGATTAATCCCTGAAGAAGTTACGAATTTAACTGTAGTTCTGCCAAATGGCGACCTGCTAAAAACTGGTACAGCGGTAAATCCTAAAGCTAAAAGGTACTACAGATATTGTATAGGTCCAGATTTGGCTGGCATCTTCCTCGGGTCCTTAGGAACGCTTGGAGTGATAACGGAGGTAACTATTCGAATGTATCCCAAATCTACTCATAGTGCTTTTGGGGCTTATGCATTTAGAGACTATAAATCCTGCCAGGCGTGTTACTACGAATGGCTTAAGAATGGGTTGGCAGAAGATCTTTGGTGGTATGCAGAAGATGGATTAAATGTAATGGTGCCGGAATTGGCTGAAAAAGGCTACGTATCCATGCTCGCCTACGTTGTTGAAGATGTAAGTAATGCGCTCGTTGAGGCAAGGAAAAATTTGCTTGATCAAATAGCGGTAGAGAAGGGAGGGGAGCCTCAAGATCCTAAATACTCTAAAGACGGATGGGATTATAAATTCGAAACTTTACCCAGGTGGGTTTCGAAGATAGGTGTGTGGCAGTGGTGCTGTCATTTGAATACCGCCGGGGGTGCGTTAAAAGATTTAGAAAAAGTTTTGCACTATATTAACTCACGTAAAGAGGAACGTGAAAGAAAGAAAGTGTACTCGGCAACTATAAGTATCGCTCAAAAGAATGCAGGACATGTATCTACTTCGATTTATTACGATGAAAGCGATCCAGAATCCGTTAAATTAGCTAAAGAAATGGTGAATGAAATTGTTAGAATAGCGGCGGAATGTGGGGGGTGCAATTATAAGCCGGGAAAACAGTGGTATGCTTACACTATCATGAAAAATCCGGTTTATCGAGACACTTTAATTAGGATTAAAAAGGCTCTAGATCCGAATAACATTATGAATCCAGGAGCACTAACTTTGCCTGATGAACTCTGAGAGGAGGGATGAGCATGCCTTTAGATGATTTTAGAAAAGAAATCTACCTGTGCTCTAGGTGTGGTTATTGCAGAGATATGGTAAGAGCAAGAGACAACACAGATCGCCTATGTCCCATTCGAGAAAACACTGGTGGATTCGAGATCTACTCTTCAAGGGGAAGAAATTGGATTGCAAGACAGATCCTTGAGGGTAGCCTAAGCGTTAAAGACTTTACAGAAAAGTTTGTAGATTCATTATATTCATGCCTTTTCTGTGGAAATTGCACAGAACATTGCTTGGTGCTCGAACCTGAGTCTTGGAGCAGATTTCCTAATAACACATTTAAGGATCACATTATTGATAATAACGGGATAACAAGATCCCTAAGAAACTTAGTAGTTGAGGAAGGAATACCCCCGGTAGAAATCCGAAATGTTTTACATAGCGTTTATCGACATGGAAATCCATATGGTGAACCTCGGGAGAAGCGTGACGCTTGGACGAAGGAATTAGGCTTCAACATCAAAAATGCGACAGAAGAGAGATGTGAAATATTATTCTATGTTGGTTCCATCGCGTCTTACAACGAGCGAAACCAAAAAGCAGTACAGGCTGTCGCTAGAATCATGAAATTGGCAAATGTCGACTTTGGCATTTTTGGAACCCGGGAGGAAGATAGTGGAGGGGAGGTCAGGGAACTTGGAGAGGAAGGATTATTCGAGGAACTTGCTAAACGTAACCTAGAACTCTTCCGTGAGCATGATATTACTAATGTTATCTGCTTTTCACCTCACGATTATAATGCATTCATCAACTATTACCCTGAATTATTGAAAGAAGCGTGGTCTAGGTTAAATCTTAAAATTCAGCATTATACCGAGTTTCTTGCAAATCTCCTTCGTAAAGAGGAACTCGCTATGAAGAAGTTGGATAAAAAGGTGACTTTTCACGATCCCTGTTATCTAGGCAGAAAAAATGGAATCTACGATGCCCCCCGCCAGATACTCCAAGCAACAGGAGCTGACCTAATCGAAATGAGATTATCGTATTCTAATTCCTATTGTTGCGGAGGAGGTGGAGGAGGATTGTGGTATGAACCACTGGATAAACCCAAGGTGGAAAATGAACGGGCAAAACAGGCGCTTGAAACAGGCGCTGAGATACTCGCCGTAGCATGCCCCAATTGTGCACAAATGATGGAAGACGGAATAAGCGCAATTGAAGGTAAAATTAGGGTTATGGACATCGCTGAGATCGTTGAAGAAACTATTAACATATGATGTGCGCATCTAATAAGCCTGTACAATGGAAGATCGGGAAATGGGGAATCAATTAAAAGAATGGGTAAAAAATAGGGAGATTGTGAACTGCTCGTTCACTTCGAAGTTTCTTATTTGATTACGGCCTTCAATTGCTGCGGTGTAAGTAGAGTCATTAGTTGAGCAGCGTCTGGTAGTTCATTAATAATTGGTTCGTAGAGGTTCCACAGGTACGGTAGCTGTTCAGTTGTTAGGTAAGGTGGCTCGAAGAAGTCAATTTTTCTAACCGGCATACCCGATAGGCCTTGGATGGCCCTCCAGATGCTAAGTGCTTGTTGGTACTGGGGATTACCGCACATCATCATCTCAAATCCATATTTGCGTTGGAGCTTTAGATTGAAGACAAAGTCTTCTCCAGTCATCACATGATCTTTCGGATCCTTTCCCGCGTCCACAAGTGCCAAAGGTATCGAGGACATCATCATGGCCCCTTGGGTTACCCATCCTCTGACTTCTGGGTGCGCAGCTATGATGTCGGCAGCATCCTCTCGAGCCTTAGGCGGAGACCAACCGGAATCTACAGCCGCTACGATTTCTACGCCCTTGTCAGCGTATTGGTCTATGGCGTATTTTGCGCCTTCCCACCGTTGTATGTTTGAGGGGGCACCGGCAATTCCTCTGATTACTGCAACCTTACGACGCTCTGGTGGATGTTTCTCTATTAATTTCTCCGCCACGAATTTTCCTTGCACATATCCGCTCTTGTAGTAGTTCGTATTGAATATTGTTCCATAGTTTTTCAACGTTCCGATCGGTGCAGGAATTGGGGCTTCAATGCAAATCGCAGTAAATATGCCTTTTGACGTGACTCTTTCTATGTCTTCAATGAGGGCGTCAGGCCTAACGGGATCGATAATCAGCGCATCCATTCCCCATTCTTCTAGTTGTGCGACATTTCTTTTTTGCTCTAGAACATCGCCTCCAGCATCTAGCAGTTTCCACTCTTTAACCCACCCAATGCTAACGAGAGCGTCTAACATCATCTTTGTTTCTGCGGCTTGCATAAACCTCCATGGATTACCACTCCAAGCTATCGCCAAACCGATCTTATATGGAGGATTGCGTCGTGGCCATTGGTGCCATTGGGGATCTGGTGGCGCTGCGAGATAATCTCCAATCCAAGGGAGCTCAGCTCCAGGAGTTGTCGTTACGGTCTTCGTTACACCTGGTCCCGTCACGGTAACAGTTTTTTCAACAACCTTCTCGACTGGGGGGCCGGCGGGTGCCTTTGGTGCTGCAAGATAACCAGCCGCAGCGCCAACAGCTAACCCAGCGATTGTTCCGCCGACAGTCTTCGCCCAATCCCGTCTTGAGACTGGTTTGCTCATATAATATCTTCCCCGATTTAACTTCCATTCCTGATGATTATTTAAGATTTTGCCTTCACAGTAAAGTCGTGTTTATTTAAGGGTTTTACTCGGCCGTCATCTCCCTTTAGCTTGGAGGTATGTTCAAACATGTTTTAGGTTCCAAAACTTGCTCGAGGATGCGATGACAAACGCCTTAACCAAACAAGACCTACTATTATGATCTGTCAATTTTAGGGTCATTATGCTTAAACATCTATACTTGTTTTAAGTCGGGACGGTTGCCTTCTCCGTGAGGTGTTAAGCAGTTTTAAAAGCTCGTGGCGCAGTTAACGCGCGTAAGGAAGTTAAATTTTATATTTGCTCTATTTGCTTCTTTACATTAAGATGAACTAATGGAGGTTTTAGTTTTGGGGGAGGATGTAGGCTTTATTCGGATGGCTGAGTTGAAGGGTAGGGTGGAGAGGATGCGGGAGATAGGTGTTGGGATGCTCGGCTACGCCTTCATGGGCAAAGCCCACAGCCAGGCATACATAGATTTGCCCATCTTCTTTTACCC is a window encoding:
- a CDS encoding electron transfer flavoprotein subunit alpha/FixB family protein, producing MTEIFVLAEHRQGQILDITYEVLTKGKEIAEKTNAKLAVLILGKDVKEKAKTLPEYVNRVLVVEDFKLENFNSDAWIKILSNIIMEQMPLLTMMGHTSYGMECAPRLAASLGIPIATDCIDLDFEDENLVVMRQMYGGKVNVRAILKKAKSYMVTVRPGVFIARKPKIPFNGEVIEKQSLLTEEVTTKRFVEYVFPPPGEVDITVAEKLVGIGRGIKDQANMPMMEEFAKAIGAVLASTRPIIDKGWLPSDRQVGSSGKTVKPKLYFAVGISGAFQHILGMKN
- a CDS encoding electron transfer flavoprotein subunit beta/FixA family protein; the protein is MDIIVCVKHVPETAEAELKISANGKTIEKTGLVFNINEWDNYAVEEAVRIKEKFGGTVTVITVGTEDSDYTIRRCLAHGADNAIRLTDPRFEGSDGYAIAKILYSIIRNLHYDLILTGSQAGDDGYSMVGPTIAEMLNIPHVVLVKKIELEAGIARVHRELEGGFEEVVEVKLPALLAVQTGINEPRYVSITSIRRAMQKEIKVMSLADTGLSENEVGEAGSWLKIEKLHAPPVEKQIEFLKGNSEEVAAKIIKILRSRGLI
- a CDS encoding (Fe-S)-binding protein — translated: MNFQELVLRHGLLKCMQCGMCTGGCPVARKAGLNVRRYMHEISVLNKLSIQLKNELWSCTMCSTCGVGCPRGLRPYEFLIDIRSMAVEEGRITSTIRDALESVFKNGNPWSITRSKRSEWSEDLNVKHVSEGAEILYYVGCTSAYDSRIQNVAKSFVSCLQKAGVNFGILGEEENCCGNEVYCMGEKGLFDFLVEENMKIFNKYAVKQIVTNCPHGFHAFKNLYNQTDFKPIHQTQLLFKLIEEKKLIITKGLKKKIIYHDPCFLGKRNGIYEEPREVIKSIPGVTLLEFNRSRTLSLCCEGGGGRMWVDIPGSRLAEIRVKDAVAAGADILVTACPFCLLTIEDAVRTTGNEGKIRIMDIAELLILAL
- a CDS encoding sugar ABC transporter ATP-binding protein; this encodes MADIVSAKSITKTFPGVKALDDVDVSLKSGRIYSLVGENGAGKSTLVKILSGVYKCDKGKIFVDGIEAHYNAMEALLKYKIACVHQEPALIPEMTIAENFFLEIENRFYRGGFISHRLMKEMVRGILKEFNVDVDVDRKTKDLRPDEKRMVELARALYYEPKLLILDEITAPLTEDGVKLVFAHMKDLKESGKTVLFISHRLEEVLKVSDEAIVLKDGRLVGTASGKKINRDQIIEMMIGEKSTKLTFPDKASNIKEKKIFEVRNLKGKGINVDFEVREGEILALAGLRGQGMENVLRMIYGVMARESGDFYLNGEKIDVKGPKEAIDRGIIYISDDRDMEELWPNQSVMENIIIPSFNKYSKFGILNESGLNQLAKDNARRFNIKAPSLGALIMQLSGGNRQKVVFGKWICKNPKVILASCPAIGLDLATKAEVYKILRDLANKGIAVITYLSELSEVVNLPDRILVMRNGAVIEELKGDEITEENVLRAYFKEDST
- a CDS encoding ABC transporter permease — its product is MGVNFKSVKRLLSDWYMIVVLFVIWGSFTAIAPAFSSVPNIVRVIVFSTPLLAVTLSQNIVILVKGFDLTVGSLVSLMTAILSVLMTWSVAGSIVVAFLVGGLVGLVNGIGVTKFNVNPFLMTLSMMFVVDGITLIIRPSPGGYISRTFASYMMLDLGGIAIGPIVAFIGLALFGALLLEKRHLGRLIYAIGDSEEKAFLRGIDVQRIKLKVYIMSGLFAAFGGLYVAAQALTGDPALGSPLLFASIAAVLFGGTSVTGGVGRFPNTCAAVLILGSITSFLFYQGWIVWYRYIINGALLITAAIVQRYTALGRR
- a CDS encoding ABC transporter permease is translated as MSDFLTIQHQTELFRRISIPGIMALGQTLIILTGGVDLSVGANMMTVAIIGGIFFASMGELWLPMILILLFGALIGLLNGLGIGLLKVPPIVMTLGMMTALSGFTLVYTGGYPRGGAHNDLVNFVSTNVMGIPAPGIIWAILTIILWFVLRKTKFGREVYAVGSNPISSYLSGIQIKKILVAVYILAGLFTSISSLFYLGRIITPALSVAPAGIGLDYLLAALAIPVIGGTTFRGGEGGVIGTFIAAYLYGILRGLLIALGFGEAGILIFTGIIIAGIIVARQKVGA
- a CDS encoding FAD-binding oxidoreductase; the protein is MDQITRSTTAKGIPILSLQHIYRTKKLKSHLILHKKAYGETMNLIEELAKIVGPSYVSDDLWVRWSYSMDSSIYDHIEPTPPAIVVRPKSIEEVQEIIRLANMTKTPVYPRGGGTACAGPRGGKMLSSILIDMTRMNDIIEIDEESLTVTAQAGTTWGKLNAELEKKGWRLGFRGPYSGYASTVGGGVAFHSTGMGSTRYGLIPEEVTNLTVVLPNGDLLKTGTAVNPKAKRYYRYCIGPDLAGIFLGSLGTLGVITEVTIRMYPKSTHSAFGAYAFRDYKSCQACYYEWLKNGLAEDLWWYAEDGLNVMVPELAEKGYVSMLAYVVEDVSNALVEARKNLLDQIAVEKGGEPQDPKYSKDGWDYKFETLPRWVSKIGVWQWCCHLNTAGGALKDLEKVLHYINSRKEERERKKVYSATISIAQKNAGHVSTSIYYDESDPESVKLAKEMVNEIVRIAAECGGCNYKPGKQWYAYTIMKNPVYRDTLIRIKKALDPNNIMNPGALTLPDEL
- a CDS encoding (Fe-S)-binding protein, with protein sequence MPLDDFRKEIYLCSRCGYCRDMVRARDNTDRLCPIRENTGGFEIYSSRGRNWIARQILEGSLSVKDFTEKFVDSLYSCLFCGNCTEHCLVLEPESWSRFPNNTFKDHIIDNNGITRSLRNLVVEEGIPPVEIRNVLHSVYRHGNPYGEPREKRDAWTKELGFNIKNATEERCEILFYVGSIASYNERNQKAVQAVARIMKLANVDFGIFGTREEDSGGEVRELGEEGLFEELAKRNLELFREHDITNVICFSPHDYNAFINYYPELLKEAWSRLNLKIQHYTEFLANLLRKEELAMKKLDKKVTFHDPCYLGRKNGIYDAPRQILQATGADLIEMRLSYSNSYCCGGGGGGLWYEPLDKPKVENERAKQALETGAEILAVACPNCAQMMEDGISAIEGKIRVMDIAEIVEETINI